TTGAtctaaatctatatataaacaCTAAAAACAGTAGTATTACACAAAGAAAACCAAGCCTTGTTTCCAAAATCGGCACTTAAACCGCAAAAGGCAAACACACAACATTTTGAACCAAACAGAGGAACTAATACATCAATTTcgcataaacaaaaatattgaccaaaaaaaaaaatacaacttttgCAATGCAACCTACGCATGAAGggggaaaaacaaataaattggcAACAAGAGATACCTGATCGGCTTGGAAATATTCCAAGGAGCAGATGACGATTATACTAGACTGCGGGCAAAAGTTCAACTTGGGAAATAAAATGGAGGCACAGAACCTCAGTTGGAACGGAAGGAAACGTAGGGACAACATCGTTACTAGCCGAAACAAAgggaaattgattttttcattttggagGTAGTCGAAAATGGAGAAGCAACAACGGAAGGGAGAAGAGTGTGGGAAAATAGGACAATGAAAACGAGGTATGGCTGAAGACAGAGGAGGTGACGCTGTGCGGAAATGCTGGGAAGGGGCCAAATGCAGGTGCTCGCAATCGAGGGTCCGTCGAAGTGGGTGTTGGGGGGAAATGTGTTTGGTGGGGAGAAAAATGGTGGGTCGGGGGCGGCGGGGGAAAAATTAAAAGTACTGAGAGTTGGCACCCCGTCTAAATCAACGTAGTTTTGAGCGTTAAGAAAACATGTATATGTATTGCAGCGATTGACTATCACTGTAAAAGTTCAAATTAATGACCCCTCAATTGATTCGCTGGATTTTACTTTAAAAACTACGGCGATTTTTAAATCGCTGCAAAAGTGTGGATTTCCCAACAATTTTATTGAcagcgattaaaaaatcgctggaataggttatatttcttgtagtggtaATACCAAAAGTGATGGAAAGACTCTCTGGAAATAAACGTCAGGCAATAGCTTCTCCCATGAACATAACCAGTGGGTAGAAGGCATTTTCCACAAATCTAAACTATGAgcaacacatatatatatatatatatataaggcatTTTTTATGAAGCACACACGTTTGTTGCTAGATATATTATCACAACAACAGACCATTAGTAAAGGGCTTTTTCCACCAAAATTAACTTGTGGATAGAAAATGCCTAATCAAGATCTTTTCCCACAAGTTGCCTTCATCCATAATAGTCATACATAATAAGTGAAATTTAATATCCAAATAATAAGCAAAAGAATGTCTATATGAATGCAACTTTTTCACATGTTGCTCTATTCTTGTCATGTCCAATATACTAGGTGCATTGGTGAGTCTTGAAAACCATAGGAAAAATAACACAAACAACAATTCATTCACAACATATCATTAGGTTCATTCCAGTGGGTTAACCAGTCAATACAAGATTTGCAAATACCTCAATGCAATCAAAGTGGGAAGTACAGAAGACACTGGTAACATGCATactaatgtacagtaatattgtaaatcatAACATATACAAGTGTCTAACTACATGGTTTAGATATTTTGCAGGCTCTAGACACAACTCCCTCAACATTCCATGCTTAGCTAATGTTGAAGCTCCAATTCATGTCCACAAAATCTGGATGCAAAGCCTCTTCCAGCTCCACATATCTAAGAGACACTTAAGTACCTTGAAAAACGATGTTATAAACTGTATTAGCCAATACACATCTAATCTTACCTACTTATAAGACCAACTCTACAGCAAGGGAGATAAAGTTTGATTCACACAAAGAATATGCAACATTATCATACAAAAATAGGGCCCTAATAACAATTAACATTGCTTTTGcacaaaaaaaaagtttatttggTGCAAACCACCACTTTATCACACCCTAAGACACATGCAAGTAAGGAAGCACACACAACCATAGAGTAAGGTGCATCTATGCCATGTGGTTCCCAAATATGTTGAACAACCTACTAACAAGATTAACGCCAAATCATGATGTCAATGCCATGTACTCTATTATCATTTGGCACATAAAACATACAAGCCTCCACAAATCTTTTCACATATAAAAAGCAATTGGTTTTATATGGCTAAAACCCTTATACATACTTTCTGCCTTTATGCATTTTTACTGCCACAATTTGTGGTTTTCACCAGTAGTTTTTGAAAAGAAACATACTCAAACCAAAACTTCTTTAATCAACCTATTTTTAGGCTTAACCAAACCATCTCGTTAATATTATGATTTCCATATGCAACACATTTTCTAGGATAACTCACAGTACATTTATTAAGTATcatcaaatatttgaaatacttgaaaacttacttgatgggaaccaaggtggagctatccttaaagatcctttgtaAGTTCCAGataggccaattacaagatcaagagctaagaggatcaaggaagcaatgcaagaattggtgcaatccacttgggatatAGCTCGGAAGAGCCTCACACTCAAGATGgatttgaaggaagaagaaccagttttgatctacttgatacaagttatggaagacatgacttagagatagggTCTGTTGTTGTTAaaactttcaatttgtttaaaggctttttattattagtttataagAAGTAGGCTTGAGGACActtggcccacatatgtcttatttctaatagaCTATGGTGTTTTTGGGAaggtcttgtattttggccaagagtttatttggaaagttattgttTTATGTCTCACTAGAGTTTCAAAAGTTACTATAGCGTTGCGTGCGACActattcacgctacagtacccgagcCACTTTCACTTAGCgtttttgggaattgtttatttaaaccacttgtagtctCATTTGAGAGCACAGACTGTAaggaattttcattgtgagttgagttatctcctcttattcttcttgaacttttgaacttatcaaaggtaaatcaaaacttttgtggcgttcctcctttgtaatctaggttcttgagacgggttcttcaacgggtctagattttaatataatctaggtttttgaaacaagttctcatcgggtctagattctccatccataaaCCTGAGTTTGGATTTCTTaggtttattttttcaatattgttgttgggtctcaaagcaaatcgattggggttcacatcattacTCCTTCTAGCTTTTGACTTGGTATGAAATTGTGGGCTAGTTGTTCATTATCTCCACCAACTACTTTGCATATTGCCTCCCCCATGAATTTGTTCTGGAACTTGATGAGCTATGGTTTGAAAATGTTGGTCGCAATCATGCTAAAGTGGACCCTACAAAGAAACAGGGATGGTATTTTAAATTTGCAATCTGTAATTAGTTTATTGTAAGTCTACAAATTATATACCCAATGCAATAGGAGAGGATTATCACCCCTTCATAAGTTTCTCAAGCTTCAGTAAAATCACTTTACTGCATTATACAATCTTGATTAATGCCAATGCAATTCATTCAAGTGGTGAACTTTCCCAAAAAAACTAATAGATACTTATAAAACCTTTCTGCAAGCGGGATCCCAAAAACCAGTGGCAAAATACCACCACACACACTTCCCACACTGCCACCTAGATCCaccatattaataaaaattctggTCTTAAAAAAAGTAGGGCTTTTCTCTTAACATAGATGCCTAAGCATCTCCTTGGGTCTCTCTTTGAAACTCACTATTTGACTCCAATTCAGACACCTGGAACTTCATTCATTTCTCATACTCAGAAAAATTTCTCCGCATAGCAGCCATTTGACCCATTATTTGGTCAAGTTTAGACTTGTACATTTCTGCACAAGTCTTGTTCCATTCATTCTCCTTGACCAAACACACAAATGCTTTGTTCTTCTGCATTGAAGGAAAGCGATTGGGAATGACTGAATGCGCCAACCCTTTTGCATAACCAAATTTGTACCCTAAAATGTCCTTGAAAATACTCGTAGCCACTTCTTCAATTTCCTCATCTGGGTCTTTCTCATTCAACTTCTCCACCACCAGATTCTGAAATCATAGGAAAGAAAATCAGGCTACTTATTTGACTCAATATATATCGATTAAAAATTAATGAGAAACATTCTCACATAATTGTGTTCAACTATGGCATTGATAAATTTCTCTTTCTGCCTTGAccaatgtttttctttatagaAGGCGACCAGATTCGGTGTCACATCGTCCTGGCATTCAAAATCAGCCATCTATACATCAAACTTAACACATTTaagaaacataaatattttttaagctcTCATAATTCTTGCCCTCTCTTCCAAAAGTCTAACAAAGGATTTCTTGCTGCATGTATGTTTCACCTTTAGTTTTTTTCTATTACTAGTGTTTATTTGAGATTGCTCTTGAATTTAAAAGAGGAAAACATCAACTCTCATAGATGTGAGAAGCTatcaacaaattaaaaactttCACAAATAATTTACTAAAGCTGATCTAAAACCTAACCACAAATGATAAGAACTAATTGCATCAATTTTGCGAGAaaacaattaatttttaattaccttGAATGCACCGCTAGCCCACCTTTGACATAGCCACTCCCAAACTAGTTTGTCCTCCATGGACGTCCCACCAATAGGGCCTCCTCATGTGATCCATATTTTAAGTAGACTATGTGTAATTCATAGTATGCATTGTACTTATCGGCCAGATTTGTTATCACCATTTCACGATGATTGTCTTTCATCCAATCTAGCACAAATTCAGCCtgcaaattaagaaaaagttcatGTTACATACTTTCATTAATGGAACATATAgataaattcaaatataattgGGTATAAGGCATATATAATAAGAGACTACTCTAACACAATCAATCAGCTCTTGCTTCTCCTCCCCAGTTACACAACTCTAGCTTGCATgccttatttcaatatatacTTTAACAACCCACGTCACTCAACTAGTAAAGATGGTAGTATTCTCGCACGATGGACCTCTATGCCCATCCTTGATAAGTAAAGGAATGTTACCCAGTTTCCGAAGGCGTTCAAATTGAGTACTCCTCACAAGCCCTCGGCTCCATTTCTTTAATGTTTGAACTATATCTCCAAAAACAAGTCAGTAATAGCTCTAATCAATGTGCATATATCAACACATTGTTATAATCTGAACATCATTGTAGAAATGTTTGTACTTTATTTTACCAACCTGCCATACCTATAGTAGTATTCCCCTCTTCAACATGTTCTACATCCATGGGCCCATGTACACCGGTATCTCCTATTGCTTCAGATGAATCATTTGATAGTGGGTCGTCCTTGTCTTACAAATTCCTTCTCAGAGGCAATCCTTGTGCATCTAGAGTGCTACATGCACATGATGGTGCTCTTTTGTGTCCACCTTGTCCCCTCCTTCCCCCCTTTACAGTTTGCCACATCATTGTCTTAATCTAGAATTCAAACTAATGATTGTCATGCAACACAAAAAAAGTATTGTAACATGCTATTTACATTATATAATCTAGCAATTTGGAGTACTATTTGGTATATCTGAAAATAGCTTCtgtctttttttataagtaacaaaaTAGCTTCTATATTTATCTACAACTAAGATAGAGTAGCATCATTAATAAAATAGTGCAAACTTAATGTTATTCACTTAACTGCCTCATGGCTGTAAAGTCTCATTGACTCACCTCTTAGGATATTGTTAAATCATATTTCACTTCTAACAAACTAACCAATCAAAATATGCCCTTGAAAAGTTATTAACAAATTACATAAACAAGCTTTTCCAAATTAGAATAATACCTTGGTTATCTCGGAAAAGGACTTTAAACAACTCAAAGTGGTGAAACCAGTGACAAA
This genomic window from Carya illinoinensis cultivar Pawnee chromosome 7, C.illinoinensisPawnee_v1, whole genome shotgun sequence contains:
- the LOC122315171 gene encoding uncharacterized protein LOC122315171; amino-acid sequence: MEDKLVWEWLCQRWASGAFKDDVTPNLVAFYKEKHWSRQKEKFINAIVEHNYNLVVEKLNEKDPDEEIEEVATSIFKDILGYKFGYAKGLAHSVIPNRFPSMQKNKAFVCLVKENEWNKTCAEMYKSKLDQIMGQMAAMRRNFSEYEK